From one Candidatus Methanoplasma termitum genomic stretch:
- a CDS encoding tyrosine--tRNA ligase, with translation MNIEQKMALITRNAEEIVTEEELKELLRKKNTPKAYIGFEPSGLVHLGWALVTSKIKDLADAGFEVIVFWADWHAYINDKMGGDLDNIKACARYMEDCFIALGVPKDGVKFVYASEILSDIEYWEKVIKVAKATSLSRVKRAMTIMGRTEDEAEVDFSKLIYPILQATDIFCMDIDLAYAGMDQRRAHMLARDAADKLGWKKPVALHTPLLPGLKGGNRMDPASFKMSKSDPSGSINIHDDDEAIKSKMKKAFCPPEKDKEGENPILMMCRYIIFPRLGKMDIARPEKFGGDLSFSNYEELIDSYFSGALFPLDLKNGVADSLIKILGPVRGYFSQHQDNYVAMRQIFDNMAKLR, from the coding sequence ATGAACATCGAACAAAAAATGGCTCTCATTACCAGAAATGCCGAGGAGATAGTTACGGAGGAGGAGTTGAAAGAGCTTCTTCGGAAAAAGAACACTCCTAAGGCATATATCGGGTTCGAGCCGTCCGGCCTTGTTCATTTGGGATGGGCCCTAGTGACATCAAAGATAAAGGACCTGGCGGATGCGGGGTTCGAAGTGATCGTGTTCTGGGCGGATTGGCATGCGTACATCAACGATAAGATGGGCGGTGATCTCGACAACATCAAGGCATGTGCCAGATATATGGAAGATTGTTTCATTGCGCTCGGAGTTCCCAAGGACGGGGTCAAATTCGTTTACGCAAGCGAGATACTGAGCGACATCGAGTATTGGGAAAAAGTGATCAAGGTCGCAAAGGCAACATCCCTGTCAAGGGTCAAAAGGGCGATGACCATAATGGGCCGCACCGAAGATGAGGCGGAAGTGGATTTCTCCAAACTCATATATCCCATACTCCAAGCCACAGATATATTCTGTATGGACATCGACCTCGCCTATGCGGGAATGGACCAGAGAAGAGCACACATGCTCGCCAGGGATGCGGCGGACAAACTCGGTTGGAAGAAACCCGTCGCTTTGCACACGCCGCTCCTTCCGGGCCTTAAAGGAGGGAACAGGATGGACCCGGCATCGTTCAAGATGTCCAAGAGCGATCCCAGCGGCAGCATAAACATTCACGATGATGATGAGGCGATAAAGAGCAAGATGAAGAAAGCGTTCTGCCCGCCCGAAAAAGATAAGGAAGGGGAGAATCCGATACTCATGATGTGCAGGTATATCATATTCCCCCGCCTAGGTAAAATGGATATAGCCAGACCTGAAAAGTTCGGCGGAGATCTCTCATTCTCCAACTATGAGGAATTGATTGATTCTTACTTCTCGGGAGCTCTCTTCCCGCTCGATCTGAAGAACGGAGTTGCAGATTCCCTGATAAAGATCCTGGGGCCCGTAAGGGGATATTTCTCTCAACACCAAGATAATTACGTTGCAATGAGGCAGATATTCGATAATATGGCCAAGCTCAGATGA